The Triticum aestivum cultivar Chinese Spring chromosome 7B, IWGSC CS RefSeq v2.1, whole genome shotgun sequence genome window below encodes:
- the LOC543064 gene encoding LOW QUALITY PROTEIN: nuclear transcription factor Y subunit B-8 (The sequence of the model RefSeq protein was modified relative to this genomic sequence to represent the inferred CDS: substituted 1 base at 1 genomic stop codon), translating into MENDGVPNGPAAPAPTQGTPVVREQDRLMPIANVIRIMRRALPAHAKISDDAKEAIQECVSEFISFVTGEANERCRMQHRKTVNAEDIVWALNRLGFDDYVVPLSVFLHRMRDPEAGTGGAAAGDSRAVTSAPPRAAPPVIHAVPLQAQRPMYAPPAPVQVENQMQRPVYAPPAPVQVQMQRGIYGPRAPVHGYAVGMAPVRANVGGXYQVFGGERVMAQQYYGYGYEEGAYGAGSSNGGAAIGDEESSSNGVPAPGEGTGEPEPEPAAEESHDKPVQSG; encoded by the coding sequence ATGGAGAACGACGGCGTCCCCAACGGACCAGCGGCGCCGGCACCTACCCAGGGGACGCCGGTGGTGCGGGAGCAGGACCGGCTGATGCCGATCGCGAACGTGATCCGCATCATGCGCCGTGCGCTCCCTGCCCACGCCAAGATCTCCGACGACGCCAAGGAGGCGATTCAGGAATGCGTGTCCGAGTTCATCAGCTTCGTCACCGGCGAGGCCAACGAACGGTGCCGCATGCAGCACCGCAAGACCGTCAACGCCGAAGACATCGTGTGGGCCCTAAACCGCCTCGGCTTCGACGACTACGTCGTGCCCCTCAGCGTCTTCCTGCACCGCATGCGCGACCCCGAGGCGGGGACAGGTGGTGCCGCTGCAGGCGACAGCCGCGCCGTGACGAGTGCGCCTCCCCGCGCGGCCCCGCCCGTGATCCACGCCGTGCCGCTGCAGGCTCAGCGCCCGATGTACGCGCCCCCGGCTCCGGTGCAGGTTGAGAATCAGATGCAGCGGCCCGTGTACGCTCCCCCGGCTCCGGTGCAGGTTCAGATGCAGCGGGGCATCTATGGGCCCCGGGCTCCAGTGCACGGGTACGCCGTCGGAATGGCACCCGTGCGAGCCAACGTGGGCGGGTAGTACCAGGTGTTCGGCGGAGAGCGTGTCATGGCCCAGCAATACTACGGGTACGGGTACGAGGAAGGAGCGTACGGCGCAGGTAGCAGCAACGGAGGAGCCGCCATTGGCGACGAGGAGAGCTCGTCCAACGGCGTGCCGGCACCGGGGGAGGGCACGGGGGAGCCAGAGCCAGAGCCAGCAGCAGAAGAATCGCATGACAAGCCCGTCCAATCTGGCTAG